From a region of the Zingiber officinale cultivar Zhangliang chromosome 4B, Zo_v1.1, whole genome shotgun sequence genome:
- the LOC121975882 gene encoding phosphomannomutase-like, translated as MAAKMPGVIALFDVDGTLTSPRKEITPQMLEFMRELRKVVTVGVVGGSDLIKITEQLGNSVLNDYDYVFSENGLLAHKNQKLIGRQSLKSFLGEDKLKEFINFTLHYLADLEIPIKRGTFIEFRSGMLNVSPIGRNCSQEERDEFEKYDKVHNVRSKMVSVLREKFAHMDLTFSIGGQISFDVFPRGWDKTYCLKYLDEFQEIHFFGDKTYNGGNDYEIYESERTVGHTVTSPDDTAAQCKSLFFEN; from the exons ATGGCAGCGAAAATGCCCGGCGTTATCGCCCTTTTCGACGTCGATGGGACGCTCACTTCACCTAGGAAG GAGATAACGCCGCAAATGCTCGAGTTCATGCGGGAACTCAGGAAG GTTGTCACCGTAGGTGTTGTGGGGGGATCTGACCTGATTAAGATTACAGAACAACTTGGAAATTCAG TTCTAAATGACTATGACTATGTATTCTCTGAAAATGGTCTTCTTGCTCACAAAAATCAGAAACTAATTGGTCGACAG AGTTTGAAATCATTCCTCGGGGAGGATAAACTGAAG GAGTTCATTAATTTTACTCTCCATTATCTCGCTGATTTGGAGATTCCAATAAAAAG AGGGACTTTTATAGAGTTTCGAAGTGGAATGTTGAATGTCTCTCCAATTGGAAGGAACTGCAGCCAAGAGGAACGTGATGAATTTGAAAAATATGATAAG GTTCATAATGTACGATCGAAGATGGTCTCTGTGTTGCGTGAAAAGTTTGCACATATGGATCTAACATTCTCAATTGGGGGACAAATAAGTTTTGAC gtATTCCCTAGAGGCTGGGACAAGACTTATTGCTTGAAATACCTTGATGAATTTCAAGAAATCCACTTTTTCGGTGACAAAACCTACAAT GGAGGAAATGACTATGAAATATACGAGTCTGAACGAACTGTTGGTCATACAG TCACAAGTCCAGATGATACAGCAGCGCAGTGCAAATCTCTGTTCTTTGAAAATTAA